ATGTATATGCGGCCGGACATGAAGAGACTACACCAGGCTCAAGTAAATTTTTTGCTAAGTATTGGCACAATGGTACAGCCTTTAACCTTACAGCAGGTACAACACCTGAAGAAATAGCTAACTCGATTTTTGTTGCCAATGGAAATGTGTATGTTGGGGGCGGCATACAAACGTCTGCTAAACTTTGGGTGAATGGGGTTTTGACAAATATCACCAGTAATGCTTATGCAAGTTCGGTAAGTTCTGTTTTTGTTCATGGAAGCGATGTATATGCAGCAGTATATGAAAATTCTATGGCCAAAATTTGGGTGAATAATAATCTCACCCGTCTAACTGATAGTACATATCTTGCTATTCCATCTTCAGTATATGTGGTAACGCCATAAGATTAAATGCTAAGGAAAGCTATCTTTACCAAAAAATTTTCCTTGGATCTAATTCATCCTTCCGTTCAGCAATACTCCGAAGCCCATACTACCGCAGAAGATTCTCTGCTGAAAGAGATCTATGATTTCACCACACAGCATCATACAAAAGCTGTTATGCTCAGCGGCCCGCTCCAGGGCAAACTGCTGGAAATGCTGAGTCGCATGATACAGCCCCGTACAATATTGGAGATAGGTACTTTTACCGGTTTCAGTGCCCTGTGTTTGGTAAAAGGTTTACAGCCGGAAGGCAAACTGCATACAATAGAAATACGACAGGAAGATGCTGAAACTGCAGCAAAGTATTTTAAAAAAGCAGGCATGGACTACTGTATTGAACTGCATATTGGTAATGCGTTGGAGATTATACCCACACTGCCTTTAACCTGGGATCTTGTTTTTATTGATGCCGATAAAGTGGGGTATATTGATTATTACGAATTAACTTTGCCTCTGGTAAAAAAGGGAGGGTGGATAGTGGCCGATAACGTACTTTTTCATGGGGAGGTGCTGGGTGAAAATGTAAAAGGGAAAAATGCCGTGGCCATCCGGGCATTCAATGAACATGTGCGTAATGATGACAGGGTGCATCAGGTGATGCTGACCATACGGGACGGTCTCTTATTGATTCAAAAGAAATAAAGGATGAGAAGAGGGATAACAGCAATATTAATTTTTTCTTTTTCACTGGGCGTTTCAGCACAGCGTACTTCCATTGAGGAATATGTTGAGCAGTTCAGGGACATTGCCATGCATGAGATGAAGCGTTCGGGTGTTCCGGCTGCCATTACGCTGGCGCAGGGGATCCTGGAATCGGAGAGTGGCAACAGCGAACTGGTGAAAAGATCAAATAACCACTTTGGTATAAAATGTAAAAGCACCTGGGCCGGGGATAGTGTGAACCATGATGACGATGCCGTAGGCGAATGTTTCAGGGCTTATTCCGATGCTTCTGAAAGTTACCGGGATCACAGCAATTTTTTGCGGGGCAACCAGCGGTATGCATCTTTATTCCGGCTTGATCCTGAAGATTACAGGGGCTGGGCCAACGGATTAAAAAGGGCCGGTTATGCCACCAATCCGAGATACCCGGAGCAGCTGATAAAATACATCGAGCAGTACAACCTGCAGCAATATACGTTGCTGGTATTGAATGACGTACCCCCATCAGATATTGCAAAGAGAAATGCGGAGAACGAAAATATACCAGCTACGGCAGGGGTAAAGGATGAAAGCCCGGTTGTAACGGATGAAACGATCGTCCTGGCAGGCGACCCGGGCAGGATCATTACCATAAATAAGATAAAATGTGTTTTTGTAAATAAGGGTACTTCCTTATTAGCGCTGGCCACCAGGCACAACATCAATTTAAAAAAGCTGATGGAGTATAACGACCTTGCTGAGGAAGGCATCCTTAAAAAGGACCAGTACATTTTCCTGCAAAAAAAGGCAAAGACGGGTGAAAAGGAATATCATATTGTACAACCCGGGGAAACCGTGCATGATGTGGCACAGAAGAATGGCATACAACTCCAATACCTGCGAGCGTACAATGACCTGGAGCAAATAGAAGCGATGCCTGCAAATACCAAACTGTTTCTTCAGCCGGGCTTTAAGGGAGCAGGTGCCAACGGCCCGAAAGTGAAAACCCATACGGTTGAACCCAAAGAAGGTTTATATGCCATTGCCCGGAAATACAATGTAACGGTGCAGCAGCTGAAGGATTGGAATAAACTGGAGGGCAACGGATTAAAAATAGGGCAGGAGATAATTGTATCAAAGTGATTTTTCATAGCCTGCCATGCAGGCATTAAACTTTAACCCCCATGGTGATCCAGGTATTGGACAAAAAATTTCAGCCGTATATAAAGGCCGAGCAGATCCAGGAAAAGGTGAACGGGCTTGCCGCAAAGATCAATGCAGAATATGCCGGGAAGAACCCGTTGTTCATTGCCATACTGAATGGCTCCTTCATGTTTGCATCGGATCTGTTTAAAGAACTTACCGTAGATGCCGAGATATGTTTTATCAAACTGGCTTCTTACAAGGGCACAAGATCCACCGGCAATGTGGTCACTTCCATCGGGCTGGATGAATCCCTGAAAGGCAGGCATGTGGTCATCGTGGAAGATATTGTTGATACGGGTAAGACCCTGTATGAGTTTTTGCCCCAGCTTACCAACCAGCAGCCAGCCAGTTTAAAGATCGCGGCGCTGCTGCATAAGCCCGATGCATTGACCTTTCCGCTTACGATTGATTACCTTGGCTTTAATGTGCCGGATAAATTTTTGCTGGGTTATGGCCTGGATTATGACGGGCATGGACGGAACCTGAAGGAAATTTACCAGTTGGTCGGAGACTGACCGGGCAACATTACTGAACAAAAAGTTGTCTTGGTAAAGACAGAACGATTTTTTATAAATAGCCTGCTATTGAAAAAACTGGTTGCCCATATCCCGTTGCTGCTGGTGGCGTTTGCCGCAAATGCCCA
This sequence is a window from Chitinophagaceae bacterium. Protein-coding genes within it:
- a CDS encoding O-methyltransferase, whose translation is MLRKAIFTKKFSLDLIHPSVQQYSEAHTTAEDSLLKEIYDFTTQHHTKAVMLSGPLQGKLLEMLSRMIQPRTILEIGTFTGFSALCLVKGLQPEGKLHTIEIRQEDAETAAKYFKKAGMDYCIELHIGNALEIIPTLPLTWDLVFIDADKVGYIDYYELTLPLVKKGGWIVADNVLFHGEVLGENVKGKNAVAIRAFNEHVRNDDRVHQVMLTIRDGLLLIQKK
- a CDS encoding LysM peptidoglycan-binding domain-containing protein, producing the protein MRRGITAILIFSFSLGVSAQRTSIEEYVEQFRDIAMHEMKRSGVPAAITLAQGILESESGNSELVKRSNNHFGIKCKSTWAGDSVNHDDDAVGECFRAYSDASESYRDHSNFLRGNQRYASLFRLDPEDYRGWANGLKRAGYATNPRYPEQLIKYIEQYNLQQYTLLVLNDVPPSDIAKRNAENENIPATAGVKDESPVVTDETIVLAGDPGRIITINKIKCVFVNKGTSLLALATRHNINLKKLMEYNDLAEEGILKKDQYIFLQKKAKTGEKEYHIVQPGETVHDVAQKNGIQLQYLRAYNDLEQIEAMPANTKLFLQPGFKGAGANGPKVKTHTVEPKEGLYAIARKYNVTVQQLKDWNKLEGNGLKIGQEIIVSK
- the hpt gene encoding hypoxanthine phosphoribosyltransferase; this translates as MVIQVLDKKFQPYIKAEQIQEKVNGLAAKINAEYAGKNPLFIAILNGSFMFASDLFKELTVDAEICFIKLASYKGTRSTGNVVTSIGLDESLKGRHVVIVEDIVDTGKTLYEFLPQLTNQQPASLKIAALLHKPDALTFPLTIDYLGFNVPDKFLLGYGLDYDGHGRNLKEIYQLVGD